In the Leptospiraceae bacterium genome, one interval contains:
- a CDS encoding DNA-3-methyladenine glycosylase 2 family protein, whose amino-acid sequence MVLPEKVSKIKTFTKNERDLKLKKAVASLKSIDKKTCRLIDFVGECKLKPIGTPYYVIIKSIISQQLSTQAASSILKKINQYFDTENSIPKPEMIRDTSDKELRSCGLSFSKIETIKRISNSYSSGKLSDELLYSMSDRDVVNSLCEYKGIGPWTSEMVLIFGLDRWDHFSIGDLGLRKGVEKWYGLHRDDKMKIQKFIEKFSPYRSILSWYLWASFDTENWE is encoded by the coding sequence TTGGTCTTGCCTGAAAAAGTAAGTAAAATAAAAACTTTCACTAAAAACGAAAGAGACTTAAAATTAAAAAAAGCAGTTGCAAGTTTAAAGAGTATAGATAAGAAAACTTGTAGACTCATTGATTTTGTAGGTGAATGCAAACTAAAACCAATAGGCACCCCCTATTATGTTATTATTAAATCCATTATTTCTCAGCAGCTCTCTACTCAAGCAGCAAGCTCAATCCTAAAGAAAATTAACCAATATTTTGATACTGAAAATAGTATCCCAAAACCGGAGATGATTCGGGACACATCAGATAAAGAATTAAGAAGCTGTGGATTGTCTTTTTCTAAAATTGAAACAATAAAAAGAATTTCCAATTCTTATTCGAGCGGGAAATTATCAGATGAGTTACTCTATTCTATGAGCGATAGAGATGTAGTAAATAGTCTTTGTGAATATAAAGGCATTGGTCCTTGGACTTCAGAAATGGTTTTAATTTTTGGCTTAGATAGATGGGATCATTTTTCGATAGGAGATTTGGGGTTACGAAAAGGAGTTGAAAAATGGTATGGGTTGCATAGAGACGATAAAATGAAAATCCAAAAATTTATAGAAAAATTTTCTCCTTATAGAAGTATTTTATCTTGGTATCTTTGGGCTTCTTTTGATACGGAAAATTGGGAATAA
- the fbaA gene encoding class II fructose-bisphosphate aldolase — MASKITAGAKSGDEIQEIYKIAKENHYAIPAVNVIGTNSVNAVLETAKAVNSPVIIQFSHGGAQFFAGKSLSNDTHKASIAGGISGSLHIHEMAKLYGVPVIIHTDHAAKKLLPWIDGLLDSGEAYFKSNGKPLFSSHMLDLSEEPIKENIEICKKYLTRMSKIGMTLEIELGVTGGEEDGVDNTNVENSKLYTQPTEVAYAYEELLSISPRFQIAASFGNVHGVYKPGNVKLEPVILKNSQDFIEKRFHTGKNPVNFVFHGGSGSSQEEIREAISYGVIKMNIDTDMQFAFSSGVRDYVLNNKDYLMTQIGNPTGSDAPNKKYYDPRVMLRDGEKVFVTRLKQSFEDLNCINRCN; from the coding sequence ATGGCTTCAAAAATAACTGCCGGTGCAAAGTCCGGAGATGAAATTCAAGAGATTTACAAAATAGCAAAAGAAAATCATTATGCAATTCCGGCTGTCAATGTAATCGGTACGAATAGCGTAAATGCAGTTTTAGAAACTGCAAAAGCTGTCAACTCACCTGTAATCATTCAATTTTCTCATGGAGGTGCTCAATTTTTTGCCGGAAAATCTCTCTCTAATGATACGCACAAAGCAAGTATTGCAGGAGGGATTTCGGGGTCTTTGCATATCCACGAAATGGCAAAACTCTACGGTGTTCCGGTAATTATCCACACAGACCACGCTGCAAAAAAATTACTTCCTTGGATAGACGGTCTATTAGATTCAGGAGAGGCGTATTTCAAATCAAATGGAAAACCTCTGTTTAGTTCTCACATGCTCGATCTTTCCGAAGAGCCTATTAAAGAAAATATTGAAATCTGCAAAAAATATTTAACCAGAATGAGTAAAATTGGGATGACACTTGAAATCGAGCTTGGTGTTACCGGTGGAGAAGAAGACGGGGTTGACAATACAAATGTAGAAAATTCTAAATTATACACTCAACCAACCGAAGTTGCTTATGCTTATGAAGAATTGCTTTCTATTAGCCCAAGATTTCAGATTGCGGCTTCTTTTGGGAATGTGCATGGTGTGTACAAGCCCGGAAATGTGAAATTAGAGCCTGTGATTTTAAAGAACTCTCAAGATTTTATTGAGAAAAGATTTCATACAGGTAAAAATCCCGTAAATTTTGTATTCCACGGTGGATCCGGCTCAAGCCAAGAAGAAATCAGAGAAGCCATTTCATATGGTGTGATTAAGATGAATATTGATACGGATATGCAATTTGCTTTTAGTTCAGGGGTAAGAGACTACGTATTAAACAACAAAGACTATCTTATGACTCAAATCGGAAATCCTACCGGATCGGACGCACCCAATAAAAAGTACTACGATCCAAGAGTCATGCTTAGGGACGGAGAGAAAGTATTTGTTACAAGGCTTAAACAATCTTTTGAAGATTTGAATTGTATCAATCGTTGTAATTAA
- a CDS encoding Crp/Fnr family transcriptional regulator — protein MVNYTANSYIIVEGKKEAYNFFIVREGKVKVSRENPVVGEDPNQVLGPGDFFGVVAAMSQHAQIESAIALTNVSLISVSYDQFGTLIQRNTPVAMKIIRYFSMKLRQFDQTITRLSFRNAVEEDPNQLFSMGEYYFSQGNTAHATYCFQSYLKYLPNGQNATQSKLRLQSLNAPMSLPPIDETKFNRSYSDNNMIFCEHEPGKELYIIQNGRVKITKIVNNNEVMLAVLQNGDIFGEMAILDNKPRSASAVAWGDVELLAINKANFEGMVKAQPQLATRLITLLSERIWTAYKQLANLMIKDPQGRICDTLLTLAEKNRAKIAPKSYYSFDIGVKDVLKMIGLQEHKDENIVLDLIAKNKFFKLDQGKLSCADLSELEKLVFFYRKKTQMDNKIQREKAR, from the coding sequence ATGGTAAACTATACCGCCAACTCCTATATTATTGTTGAGGGGAAAAAAGAGGCATATAATTTTTTTATAGTACGTGAAGGCAAGGTAAAAGTTAGTCGAGAAAATCCTGTTGTGGGTGAAGACCCAAACCAAGTTTTAGGGCCTGGAGATTTTTTTGGAGTAGTTGCCGCAATGAGTCAACACGCTCAAATTGAGTCAGCGATTGCTTTAACAAATGTTTCTCTGATCTCTGTCAGTTACGATCAGTTTGGTACTCTAATTCAGAGAAATACCCCGGTTGCGATGAAAATTATTCGATATTTCTCGATGAAGCTAAGGCAGTTTGATCAAACCATTACAAGGCTTTCGTTTAGAAATGCAGTTGAAGAAGACCCCAATCAATTGTTTTCTATGGGAGAATATTATTTTTCTCAAGGGAATACTGCACACGCTACTTATTGTTTTCAAAGTTATTTAAAATATCTTCCAAATGGTCAAAATGCAACACAATCTAAACTTAGGCTGCAATCTCTTAATGCACCGATGAGCCTTCCTCCAATTGACGAAACAAAATTCAACCGCTCGTATTCGGACAATAATATGATTTTCTGTGAGCACGAACCCGGAAAAGAATTGTACATTATCCAAAACGGAAGGGTAAAAATTACAAAGATTGTAAATAACAACGAAGTGATGCTCGCAGTTTTACAGAATGGAGATATTTTCGGGGAGATGGCTATCTTGGATAACAAACCTCGTTCAGCCTCTGCAGTTGCTTGGGGTGACGTGGAGTTACTCGCTATCAATAAAGCCAACTTTGAAGGAATGGTAAAGGCTCAACCTCAATTAGCTACAAGATTAATCACATTACTTTCAGAAAGAATCTGGACTGCCTACAAGCAGCTTGCTAACTTAATGATAAAAGACCCGCAAGGAAGAATTTGCGATACTCTTTTAACACTTGCAGAGAAAAATAGAGCAAAAATTGCACCTAAATCTTACTATAGCTTTGATATTGGAGTCAAAGATGTATTGAAAATGATTGGGTTGCAAGAACATAAAGATGAAAATATTGTGCTTGACTTAATTGCTAAAAATAAATTCTTTAAATTGGATCAGGGAAAATTAAGCTGTGCAGATTTGTCTGAGTTAGAAAAATTAGTATTTTTCTATAGGAAGAAAACTCAAATGGACAATAAAATTCAAAGAGAAAAAGCAAGGTAA
- a CDS encoding efflux RND transporter periplasmic adaptor subunit, with the protein MRKIAHLIAEIASKKIFFFPVIIIILLLIFWTIKFNIQENGNSINVKSGPIIESVYGLGTIVPTHSYQIKIGVVSNIKKLFVKEGDLVKAGQPLIELEQIALFKAPFSGTITSIPFKIGETVFPQIPILTLMDLKDRYITVSLEQQGALRIKKNQKVRIIFESMKDKRFIGNVRAIFPTDNQFTVHIDAKDLPDEILPGMTADVAIEIDKRENAILIPLSSVASGVVQIIRKGKKMNIEVKIGVIDGEFGEVVSGDIQPTDKILLSKLK; encoded by the coding sequence ATGAGGAAAATCGCTCACCTGATAGCAGAAATTGCTTCTAAGAAAATATTTTTTTTCCCAGTTATAATAATTATACTTTTATTAATTTTTTGGACTATTAAATTCAATATTCAAGAAAATGGGAATAGTATAAATGTAAAATCCGGACCAATAATCGAATCTGTCTATGGGCTTGGAACAATTGTCCCTACTCACAGCTATCAAATAAAAATTGGTGTAGTATCTAATATCAAAAAATTATTTGTAAAAGAAGGCGATCTTGTAAAAGCCGGGCAACCACTGATTGAATTAGAACAAATTGCTTTGTTTAAGGCTCCATTTAGCGGCACAATCACTTCTATTCCTTTTAAAATCGGTGAAACAGTTTTTCCTCAGATTCCGATTTTAACACTTATGGATTTAAAGGACCGCTATATCACAGTATCCTTAGAGCAACAAGGTGCTCTAAGAATAAAAAAAAATCAAAAAGTAAGAATTATTTTTGAGAGTATGAAAGATAAAAGATTTATAGGAAATGTAAGAGCAATTTTTCCGACGGATAATCAATTCACGGTACATATTGATGCAAAAGATTTACCTGATGAAATTTTACCGGGTATGACTGCGGATGTAGCTATAGAAATTGATAAAAGAGAAAATGCTATACTTATACCTTTGTCTTCTGTTGCCTCTGGAGTTGTTCAAATAATTCGCAAAGGAAAAAAAATGAATATTGAAGTAAAGATTGGAGTAATCGACGGGGAGTTTGGTGAAGTGGTTTCCG
- a CDS encoding acetate kinase produces MKILVINTGSSSVKYQLFEMENRSVVSSGLIERIGENTSKHIHKSKNISSPHIVEKIISNHEAGIAEMDKFLTHKEMGVIRSSSEISAIGHRVVHGGEIFQNPVIIDSKVIQAIEENIPLAPLHNPGNLSGIFAAKKYFASVPNVAVFDTAFHQTMPEKVFRYAIPDEYYTKHKIRRYGFHGISHEYVTKKSAEFLNKDLNDVNLITLHLGNGASATAIQNGKSLNTSMGMTPLEGLIMGTRCGDIDPAIHFYLMNSVKMNSKEIDNLFNKESGLKGLGLSNDMRDVLQKEKENDRNAKLILEMYVHRIRKYIGAYLVELEGKVDAIVFTAGIGENSPYIRERCTKGLKSLGIEISDSFNTSDNRGIREINKSNSRIKILVIPTNEELEIAIQSEGLLKSKKKK; encoded by the coding sequence ATGAAAATTTTAGTAATTAACACAGGTAGTTCTTCCGTCAAATATCAATTATTTGAAATGGAAAATAGGAGTGTGGTCTCCTCCGGTCTCATAGAAAGAATTGGAGAAAATACTTCCAAGCATATCCATAAATCAAAAAATATTTCAAGCCCTCATATTGTTGAAAAAATAATTTCTAATCATGAAGCCGGGATTGCAGAGATGGATAAATTTTTAACGCACAAGGAAATGGGCGTTATACGGAGCTCTTCTGAAATCAGTGCCATCGGACACAGAGTAGTTCATGGAGGAGAAATTTTTCAAAACCCTGTTATCATTGATAGTAAAGTGATTCAAGCAATCGAAGAAAATATCCCACTTGCGCCTCTTCACAATCCGGGAAACTTGTCAGGAATATTTGCAGCAAAAAAATACTTTGCAAGTGTTCCAAATGTTGCAGTATTCGACACTGCGTTCCATCAAACAATGCCAGAAAAAGTTTTTCGGTATGCCATTCCAGACGAGTATTACACAAAGCACAAGATACGTCGCTATGGATTTCATGGGATTTCACACGAGTATGTCACAAAAAAATCTGCCGAATTCTTAAACAAAGATTTGAATGACGTAAATTTAATTACACTTCATCTTGGGAATGGGGCAAGTGCAACTGCAATCCAAAACGGAAAAAGTTTAAATACCTCTATGGGTATGACTCCCTTAGAAGGGCTAATCATGGGGACAAGATGTGGGGACATAGACCCAGCTATTCATTTTTATTTAATGAACTCTGTAAAAATGAATTCTAAAGAAATAGATAATCTATTCAATAAAGAAAGTGGTTTAAAAGGACTGGGACTTTCAAACGACATGAGAGATGTTTTGCAAAAAGAAAAAGAAAACGATAGAAATGCAAAACTTATTTTAGAAATGTATGTTCACCGTATTAGAAAATATATTGGCGCTTATTTGGTAGAGCTTGAAGGAAAAGTGGATGCAATTGTATTTACAGCAGGGATAGGGGAGAATTCACCTTACATTCGAGAGCGCTGCACGAAAGGGTTAAAGTCTTTAGGAATCGAGATTAGCGATTCTTTTAATACCAGCGACAATCGAGGAATAAGAGAAATCAACAAATCAAATTCTAGAATAAAAATACTCGTAATTCCAACTAATGAAGAGCTTGAAATCGCTATTCAATCAGAAGGGTTATTAAAATCCAAAAAAAAAAAATAA
- a CDS encoding STAS domain-containing protein has translation METFLAVSTTSDTVNIKFLDFTGQVDHNYLKKVFSDILENKPKEVIIDLEMVDILGSLVISKILSFKNKTTQEPIAVKIINVKPKLLEIFRQLNLDSLFGLA, from the coding sequence ATGGAAACCTTTTTGGCGGTTTCAACTACAAGTGACACTGTAAATATAAAATTTCTTGATTTTACCGGGCAGGTTGATCATAACTATCTGAAAAAAGTATTTTCCGATATTTTAGAAAATAAGCCTAAAGAAGTAATTATTGATCTTGAAATGGTAGATATATTAGGCTCTCTCGTAATTTCAAAAATTTTATCATTTAAAAATAAAACGACCCAAGAGCCTATTGCTGTAAAAATTATCAACGTCAAGCCAAAACTTTTAGAAATTTTCAGACAATTGAATTTAGACTCACTTTTTGGTCTTGCCTGA
- the pta gene encoding phosphate acetyltransferase, which produces MAKSLYLATAEPKSGKSLVSLGIMEILKTDLSKVAFFRPVIQSKNSEHIDPDIHLLLKHYNLPFDYEDVYGIRLDEGLDLFSKNQKETIVDKILPKFRKLEEENDFVLIEGSDFSSTSPTFEFEINSELAKNFGSPVLIVTSGLNKTTDEIFSSINLSIESYQNSGCSIFGVIVSRVSENYLSEVKNSVLKIQNSQNLQIYFIPENELIGASTIREIRDSLNANVLYGEKYLMRHVHYSVVAAMRLENFLSYIKEGTLVIVPGDRADIILGSFVCSDNKNFPRIVGVVLTGGISPDKNILKIMEGLESHIPVIQTKEDTLRSAFQINGIDSKVSPDDKIKIVTYLALFESSVDSKALKEKIITSKSNTITPKMFEFNLIQKAKVQKKHIVLPEGEEERILKAVNFLLKRDVVKITLLGNKEKIYEKVKRLDLNLTGVEIIDPAESKKIQEYIQIYYELRKHKGITIENAKDILSDYSYYGTMMVYNGDADGMVSGSINTTQHTIRPALEFIKTKPGFNVVSSVFFMCLPDRVLVYGDCAVNPNPTDEELAEIAISSAETAKQFGIEPKVALLSYSTGESGKGEEVEKVKSALQIAKKKSPHLLIDGPIQYDAAIDLEVGKSKMPNSLVAGKATVFIFPDLNTGNNTYKAVQRSANAVAIGPVLQGLKKPVNDLSRGCTVPDIINTVAITAIQAQTL; this is translated from the coding sequence ATGGCAAAAAGTCTATATCTTGCTACGGCAGAACCAAAAAGCGGGAAATCTCTTGTATCTCTTGGGATTATGGAGATATTAAAAACTGATTTATCAAAAGTTGCATTTTTTAGACCTGTAATTCAATCCAAAAATTCTGAGCATATTGACCCAGACATTCATCTACTTCTAAAACACTACAACCTCCCTTTTGATTATGAGGATGTTTATGGAATTAGGTTAGACGAAGGTTTAGACCTATTTTCAAAAAATCAAAAAGAAACTATTGTGGATAAAATTTTGCCCAAGTTTAGGAAATTGGAAGAGGAAAATGATTTTGTATTAATAGAAGGCTCTGATTTTTCCAGCACTTCTCCTACATTTGAATTTGAAATAAATTCCGAGCTTGCAAAAAATTTTGGCTCACCTGTGTTGATTGTAACATCGGGGTTAAATAAAACTACGGATGAAATTTTTTCATCCATAAACTTAAGCATAGAGTCCTATCAAAACTCAGGATGCTCGATATTCGGGGTAATTGTATCTCGAGTATCAGAAAATTATTTAAGTGAAGTAAAAAATTCAGTTCTGAAAATCCAAAATTCTCAAAATTTACAAATCTACTTTATTCCCGAAAATGAGCTAATAGGAGCTTCCACAATTCGAGAGATTCGAGATTCGTTGAATGCGAATGTGCTGTACGGGGAAAAATATTTAATGCGTCATGTTCATTACAGTGTGGTTGCTGCAATGCGTTTAGAAAATTTTCTTAGTTATATCAAAGAAGGGACTTTGGTTATTGTTCCGGGAGACAGAGCAGACATTATACTTGGGAGTTTCGTATGCTCTGACAATAAAAATTTTCCAAGAATTGTGGGTGTGGTGCTTACAGGAGGGATCTCCCCTGATAAAAATATTTTGAAAATCATGGAAGGATTAGAGTCTCATATCCCTGTGATACAAACAAAAGAAGACACTCTTCGATCTGCGTTTCAAATAAATGGTATTGACTCAAAAGTTTCTCCTGATGATAAAATAAAAATTGTTACCTATCTCGCTTTATTTGAATCTTCTGTGGATTCAAAAGCACTGAAAGAAAAAATTATCACTTCCAAATCAAACACTATTACTCCAAAAATGTTTGAGTTCAATCTAATACAAAAAGCTAAAGTCCAAAAAAAGCATATTGTTTTGCCTGAAGGTGAAGAGGAAAGGATTCTAAAAGCAGTAAATTTTTTATTAAAAAGAGACGTAGTAAAAATTACCCTACTCGGTAACAAAGAAAAGATTTACGAAAAAGTAAAAAGGCTCGATTTGAATTTGACCGGGGTAGAAATTATTGACCCTGCCGAATCCAAAAAAATTCAAGAATACATTCAAATCTATTATGAGCTTCGTAAACACAAAGGAATCACAATTGAAAACGCAAAAGATATATTGAGCGATTACAGTTATTATGGAACTATGATGGTTTACAATGGAGATGCAGACGGAATGGTTTCCGGATCCATTAATACAACACAACACACAATCCGTCCGGCTCTTGAGTTTATCAAAACGAAACCAGGATTTAATGTTGTGTCGAGTGTATTTTTTATGTGTCTTCCAGATCGAGTCCTTGTGTATGGAGACTGTGCAGTAAATCCAAACCCGACAGATGAAGAGTTAGCTGAAATTGCTATTTCTTCAGCAGAAACTGCAAAACAATTTGGGATAGAGCCTAAGGTTGCACTTTTATCTTATTCTACAGGAGAGTCAGGCAAGGGAGAAGAAGTCGAAAAAGTAAAGTCTGCTTTGCAAATTGCAAAAAAGAAATCTCCACACTTACTTATAGATGGCCCGATTCAATACGACGCAGCGATAGATTTGGAAGTAGGAAAATCAAAAATGCCCAATAGCTTAGTTGCAGGCAAGGCTACAGTTTTTATTTTTCCAGATCTGAACACAGGCAATAATACTTATAAGGCTGTTCAAAGATCAGCCAATGCTGTCGCAATTGGTCCGGTTTTGCAAGGTTTAAAAAAACCTGTAAATGATCTTAGCAGAGGATGCACTGTACCTGATATAATCAATACAGTAGCGATCACCGCAATCCAAGCCCAAACACTATGA